The Altererythrobacter sp. ZODW24 genome window below encodes:
- a CDS encoding superoxide dismutase — MSFKLIDLPYADDALAPAISAETLSFHHGKHHNAYVTKTSDAIAGTDHADKSLEEVIVASRGSNQGLFNNSAQSWNHGFYWHSLSGDAQTPSGDLAAKIDEAFGSLDALKEALASRGLGHFASGWVWLAEKGGKLSIEETHDGDTLADSGFNPLLTIDVWEHAYYLDHQNARPAYLKAVIDNNLNWAFAAENLARGSAWTYPA; from the coding sequence ATGTCCTTCAAACTGATCGACCTGCCCTATGCTGATGACGCGCTTGCGCCAGCGATTTCTGCCGAAACGCTCTCGTTTCACCACGGCAAGCACCACAATGCTTATGTGACCAAAACCAGTGACGCGATTGCGGGCACCGACCATGCCGACAAGTCGCTCGAAGAAGTGATTGTTGCTTCGCGTGGAAGTAACCAAGGCCTGTTCAATAATTCGGCTCAAAGCTGGAACCACGGCTTCTATTGGCATTCACTTTCTGGTGATGCGCAGACGCCATCGGGCGATCTCGCGGCTAAGATCGACGAAGCATTCGGTTCGCTTGACGCGCTGAAGGAAGCGCTGGCTAGCAGAGGCTTGGGCCATTTCGCGTCAGGCTGGGTTTGGCTGGCGGAGAAGGGCGGCAAGCTCTCTATCGAAGAAACGCATGACGGCGACACGCTGGCTGACAGCGGCTTCAACCCGCTGCTGACGATCGATGTGTGGGAGCACGCCTATTACCTCGATCACCAGAATGCACGTCCGGCGTATCTCAAGGCTGTGATCGACAATAACCTCAACTGGGCCTTCGCGGCTGAAAATCTCGCGCGCGGTTCAGCTTGGACTTATCCTGCATAA
- a CDS encoding AI-2E family transporter, giving the protein MSELPDSNSVPAPPVSRRAAFAEQELRLISALVLLLGAGLFLALPFVLSIGSVVFLPLVAALILTVILSPLADRLSEWGLPNVLASLIALASFFAVVLLALALIMQPAVALFDQLPAMANRVGERFSELRDQFMWVAELNEQLARSLGQTGGQEVILAGPSVIEQLAFATPSVVLETLLTFLMTFFMIESRVRLRRKLLLDRSDFGTSVKAARVMREIQDRVAAYIFTVGLINAGVGVIVATGAWLMGVDAPVMWGGLAMILNFLPYIGPLAMVALLALFGIGTSETVILGLIPAAAYLGLHTVESNVVTPSILGARFTMNPVLILLALSYFSWIWGVAGALLSVPILLTLTAFFDHVGRPNLIGFIFGEPLWAKNLMEMGEPAKPVSDI; this is encoded by the coding sequence ATGAGCGAGCTTCCAGATAGCAATTCTGTTCCTGCACCGCCGGTAAGCCGCCGGGCCGCATTTGCGGAACAGGAATTGCGCTTGATATCTGCGCTGGTGCTGCTGCTGGGCGCAGGCTTGTTTCTTGCCCTGCCCTTTGTGCTTTCCATAGGATCGGTGGTGTTCCTGCCGCTGGTCGCCGCCTTGATCCTGACGGTAATCCTCTCACCGCTTGCGGATAGGCTGTCAGAATGGGGCCTGCCCAATGTGCTTGCCTCACTGATCGCACTGGCCAGTTTCTTTGCCGTAGTGCTGCTCGCGCTGGCACTGATTATGCAACCAGCTGTCGCTTTGTTTGACCAATTGCCCGCAATGGCAAACCGGGTCGGAGAGCGATTTTCCGAACTTCGTGATCAGTTCATGTGGGTAGCAGAGCTGAACGAACAGCTAGCCCGCAGTCTGGGCCAAACAGGAGGGCAGGAGGTTATCTTAGCTGGCCCGTCGGTCATCGAGCAACTGGCTTTCGCAACACCGAGCGTGGTTCTCGAAACGCTGCTCACATTCTTGATGACCTTCTTCATGATCGAATCCCGGGTGCGTCTGCGCCGTAAACTACTGCTTGATCGCTCTGACTTTGGTACCAGCGTCAAGGCTGCGCGGGTGATGCGCGAAATACAGGACCGGGTGGCAGCCTATATTTTCACCGTCGGCCTGATCAATGCAGGCGTGGGCGTGATTGTCGCCACGGGCGCATGGCTGATGGGAGTAGACGCGCCGGTTATGTGGGGCGGCCTCGCAATGATCCTCAATTTCCTGCCATATATCGGCCCGCTAGCGATGGTCGCGCTGCTGGCCCTATTTGGCATCGGCACGTCGGAAACAGTTATCTTGGGGCTGATCCCCGCCGCGGCCTATCTTGGCCTTCACACGGTGGAATCCAATGTGGTTACGCCCTCCATCTTGGGCGCACGCTTCACGATGAACCCTGTGCTGATCCTGCTGGCGCTCAGCTACTTCTCATGGATCTGGGGCGTTGCCGGTGCGCTGCTGTCAGTTCCAATCCTGCTGACGCTGACGGCTTTCTTCGACCATGTTGGCAGGCCGAACTTGATCGGCTTTATCTTTGGCGAACCCTTATGGGCGAAGAACCTGATGGAAATGGGCGAACCGGCGAAGCCCGTCTCCGACATCTAG
- a CDS encoding sigma-70 family RNA polymerase sigma factor produces the protein MSKLEAKERPTRTPAEKAAFKRELTEVTPHLRAFARGLCGRPDMADDLVQEAMMKAWAAQDRFEPGTSMRAWTFVILRNAYLTDMRRNRFRGEYDEGVAERILTAPAGQEEPLHLSDMHRALLTLPPERREALLLVGAGGFSYEEAANICGCAVGTIKSRVGRARAALTGMLQDGDIPQRSLDDASAHRAILEELDEVAAGNGVAGN, from the coding sequence ATGAGCAAATTAGAGGCGAAAGAGCGCCCGACTAGAACTCCGGCCGAAAAGGCGGCGTTCAAACGCGAGCTCACCGAAGTGACACCGCATTTGCGCGCCTTCGCACGCGGATTATGCGGACGGCCCGATATGGCCGATGATCTGGTGCAGGAAGCCATGATGAAGGCATGGGCAGCGCAAGACCGGTTTGAACCGGGTACGAGCATGCGTGCATGGACCTTCGTAATCCTGCGTAACGCCTACCTCACCGACATGCGCCGCAACCGCTTCCGCGGCGAATATGATGAAGGTGTGGCCGAACGCATCCTGACGGCACCTGCCGGACAGGAAGAGCCGCTGCACCTATCAGACATGCACCGCGCTCTGCTGACCTTGCCGCCCGAACGCCGCGAGGCTTTGCTGCTGGTGGGCGCTGGCGGTTTCTCATATGAAGAAGCAGCCAACATCTGCGGCTGCGCTGTGGGTACGATCAAGAGCCGTGTCGGCCGTGCCCGCGCCGCACTGACCGGAATGCTGCAAGATGGCGACATCCCGCAGCGATCGCTTGATGATGCGTCAGCCCACCGCGCTATCCTGGAAGAATTGGATGAGGTGGCAGCCGGTAACGGCGTCGCTGGCAACTGA
- a CDS encoding NepR family anti-sigma factor → MAKDEPSAAKRSAEAVQGKKPAAQPDWANGLRQLYDQVVEEPLPDSFKDLLAKLDDTAV, encoded by the coding sequence ATGGCAAAAGACGAACCGAGTGCGGCAAAGCGTAGCGCAGAGGCTGTGCAAGGCAAAAAACCTGCGGCACAGCCAGATTGGGCCAATGGCCTTCGCCAATTATACGATCAGGTGGTAGAAGAACCTCTGCCGGACAGTTTCAAAGACCTGCTGGCCAAGCTGGACGACACAGCCGTATGA
- a CDS encoding CHASE domain-containing protein has protein sequence MPFTIFLLIACVTVLSVFAIERGENQRDHAQLRQTGQSIAYALERRAGESSSYLRAGAALFATVDDVPSDTFRRFIDQLRLDNNYRGTDGIGWAPRVAAEEIAGFERTSLAQVGRSIEVFPDLANDAAFVVPVTYLQPDSVRNERALGYDMYSEPVRRAAMDEAARTARPIASGRVVLKQEGEGEAAGFLIYMPVFRSGSSGRVLKGFIYSPFNAQDFLTDAVQLEGRGNIGIRLFDGQIGEDQQLAGTPPADTDRLKLVEEVSIGSRQLLLEVESARGSSLSALSMVTLLFGLLVASLLMAMARILTRQAKEDAAALDWFEEQASIRNSLTRELNHRVKNTLANVLSIVSLTRRRSDNLDDFAEALDGRIRALSATHDLLTQSEWGTTPISAVAEAELAPYIRNSEEALQLDGPAVELAPNDALSLGLALHELATNASKFGALSEPGGFVRVHWRLVTDGLARIEWTESGGPPVAEERKRGFGTELIEKIVAHELKHPVDLRFEPAGVECALLVPVRVPSEFAMRATKRFEGAGGDK, from the coding sequence GTGCCATTTACGATTTTCCTGCTGATCGCCTGTGTCACCGTTCTCAGTGTTTTTGCGATTGAACGCGGTGAAAACCAGCGTGATCACGCCCAATTGCGCCAAACTGGTCAGTCGATTGCATATGCGCTTGAACGGCGTGCGGGTGAGAGTTCTTCCTATCTGCGCGCCGGCGCAGCGTTGTTTGCGACGGTCGATGACGTTCCAAGCGATACTTTTCGCCGCTTCATCGACCAGTTGCGGCTGGACAACAATTATCGCGGTACGGACGGGATCGGCTGGGCGCCGCGCGTGGCAGCCGAAGAAATCGCCGGCTTTGAACGCACATCGCTAGCGCAAGTGGGGCGGTCTATTGAGGTCTTCCCTGACCTTGCCAACGATGCTGCATTCGTTGTCCCCGTTACATATCTTCAGCCCGATTCCGTTAGGAACGAGCGGGCGCTGGGATATGACATGTATTCCGAGCCGGTACGTAGAGCGGCGATGGACGAGGCAGCACGAACTGCACGGCCAATTGCCAGCGGCCGAGTGGTCCTCAAGCAAGAGGGTGAAGGCGAAGCTGCGGGGTTTCTGATCTATATGCCTGTCTTCCGGTCCGGTTCTTCGGGCCGCGTGCTCAAGGGCTTTATCTATAGTCCGTTTAATGCGCAGGATTTCCTCACGGACGCCGTGCAGCTCGAAGGACGCGGGAATATCGGCATACGGCTTTTCGACGGCCAAATTGGCGAAGACCAACAATTAGCCGGAACGCCCCCTGCAGATACCGACCGCCTGAAACTCGTGGAAGAGGTGTCGATTGGTAGTCGGCAGCTCCTGCTTGAAGTGGAATCGGCACGCGGCAGCAGTCTGTCAGCACTGTCCATGGTCACGTTGCTGTTCGGGTTGCTCGTTGCCAGCTTGTTAATGGCCATGGCGCGGATATTGACCCGTCAGGCAAAAGAGGACGCTGCTGCGCTTGATTGGTTTGAAGAACAGGCTTCCATCCGCAATTCGTTGACCCGTGAGCTAAATCACCGGGTCAAAAACACACTCGCTAATGTGTTGTCGATCGTTTCCCTGACGCGCCGCCGGTCCGACAATCTTGATGATTTTGCCGAGGCGCTCGACGGCCGAATCCGCGCTTTGTCGGCGACGCATGATTTGCTCACACAGTCCGAGTGGGGGACAACCCCAATCAGCGCTGTCGCAGAGGCCGAGCTGGCGCCTTATATCCGCAATTCGGAAGAGGCATTGCAGCTCGATGGCCCCGCTGTGGAGTTGGCCCCGAACGATGCATTATCGCTCGGTCTCGCGCTGCATGAACTTGCTACAAATGCCTCTAAATTCGGTGCGCTAAGTGAGCCGGGCGGATTTGTCCGGGTGCATTGGAGACTGGTCACTGACGGGCTTGCACGTATCGAATGGACCGAGAGCGGCGGACCGCCCGTGGCAGAAGAACGTAAACGCGGTTTCGGTACGGAATTGATCGAAAAGATCGTCGCGCATGAACTCAAGCACCCGGTTGATTTGCGCTTCGAGCCAGCCGGGGTTGAGTGCGCCCTCCTTGTCCCCGTGCGCGTCCCAAGCGAATTTGCGATGCGTGCGACTAAACGTTTCGAAGGCGCCGGCGGCGACAAGTAA
- a CDS encoding response regulator translates to MSIGDQVASNLPYLRRYARALTGSQGTGDAFVRATLEAALADDELKSSLESGRVALYRAFNKVWSSAYLEVADKPAEAPGSHEAAANDRLKSITPLNRQALLLTTLEDFSAGDAAEIMDMDESQVTSLVQEAVEEIDRESSTSVLIIEDEPLISMQLEDLVRSLGHEICGTAATRTQAKQVAAESKPGLVLADIQLADGSSGLDAVDDILAMDNHMPVIFITAYPERLLTGDRPEPTYLVTKPFQEKTVRAAISQALFFGTSKPID, encoded by the coding sequence ATGTCCATTGGGGATCAGGTTGCCTCTAACCTACCTTACCTGCGCCGATATGCGCGCGCGCTAACCGGCTCGCAGGGCACAGGCGACGCATTCGTCCGCGCCACGCTGGAAGCGGCGCTTGCTGACGATGAGCTAAAGTCCTCGCTCGAAAGCGGCCGCGTGGCGCTTTACCGCGCTTTCAACAAAGTCTGGTCCAGCGCCTATCTCGAAGTGGCTGACAAACCAGCAGAAGCGCCCGGTAGCCACGAAGCAGCTGCGAATGACCGTTTGAAATCGATTACGCCGCTGAACCGTCAGGCATTACTTCTAACGACTTTGGAGGATTTCAGCGCCGGTGACGCAGCCGAGATTATGGATATGGACGAAAGTCAGGTCACGAGCCTGGTGCAGGAAGCGGTTGAAGAGATTGACCGCGAATCTTCGACCAGCGTGCTCATTATCGAAGACGAACCGCTGATTTCGATGCAGCTCGAGGATCTCGTTCGCTCGCTCGGTCATGAGATTTGCGGCACTGCGGCTACGCGCACGCAGGCCAAGCAGGTTGCGGCAGAAAGCAAGCCTGGCCTCGTGCTCGCTGACATCCAATTGGCAGACGGTAGCTCTGGCCTTGATGCGGTCGACGACATACTGGCCATGGACAACCACATGCCGGTGATCTTTATCACCGCTTATCCTGAGCGGCTGCTCACTGGCGACCGGCCGGAACCGACCTATCTGGTCACCAAACCGTTTCAGGAAAAGACGGTGCGCGCTGCAATCAGTCAGGCTCTGTTCTTTGGAACCAGCAAACCAATAGACTGA
- a CDS encoding response regulator — protein MGVRTQQSGTVDKTIMAHKASSKALISLGRVLVLEDDAVLALAIEDALLDGGAREVVTFSRADKALADMQSTRPDVIILDVHIADSDDGWAMAELATMLGPRPPRIIFSTGAPQEIPDHIAAMGMVLEKPYEPARLIEALQSNSRKGLFARLRKPKG, from the coding sequence ATGGGTGTTCGTACACAGCAATCCGGCACGGTGGACAAGACAATCATGGCACACAAAGCGAGCAGCAAGGCCCTGATTTCACTAGGCCGGGTTCTTGTGCTTGAAGATGATGCCGTTCTCGCCCTGGCGATTGAAGATGCATTGCTGGATGGCGGCGCCCGGGAGGTCGTTACCTTTTCGCGCGCTGACAAGGCCTTGGCTGACATGCAGAGCACGCGGCCCGATGTCATCATACTTGACGTGCATATTGCCGATAGTGACGACGGCTGGGCAATGGCAGAGCTTGCGACCATGCTCGGCCCGCGCCCGCCGCGGATCATCTTTTCAACCGGTGCGCCGCAGGAAATACCTGATCATATTGCTGCCATGGGTATGGTGCTGGAAAAACCCTATGAGCCAGCCCGTTTGATCGAGGCGCTGCAGAGCAATAGCCGCAAAGGTCTGTTTGCGCGTTTACGCAAGCCCAAGGGCTAA
- a CDS encoding GNAT family N-acetyltransferase yields the protein MTEAQIVITPVSGKADLNAFIDLSYRLNRNDPAWVPPIRSEVVELLNPQKNPFFKHADVQMFLARRGKAVVGRISAHIDHLAIAQPAEQGMGPGTGNWGLFEAEDEETAKALIAHAEQWLRGQGMRRVLAPLSMSVWEEPGLQVMGHDDPPTVLMGQDPAHYQGWVEGAGYTKAKSLMTYDLDITTDFPPLIQRIIKSGERNERINVRKVVLKNFESEARIILGILNDAWSDNWGFVPFSDAEISYASKKLKPLVREDLIRIAEYDGEPVAFMITLPDVNEPIKAIGGKLFPFGWIKMLWWLRKPKVRAVRVPLMGVVKRLQSSRMASQLAFMLIEYIRRSAVADYGATKGEIGWILEDNQGMNAIAEALQTQLNREYLLYDKSL from the coding sequence GTGACTGAAGCGCAGATAGTGATTACGCCGGTTTCCGGCAAGGCAGACCTTAATGCATTTATCGATCTATCTTATCGGTTAAACCGAAACGACCCTGCATGGGTTCCGCCAATTCGCTCCGAAGTAGTGGAACTGCTCAACCCGCAGAAGAACCCGTTCTTCAAACACGCCGATGTGCAAATGTTTCTGGCACGGCGCGGTAAGGCGGTCGTAGGGCGCATTTCCGCCCATATCGATCACCTCGCCATCGCTCAGCCTGCCGAACAAGGCATGGGACCAGGCACAGGTAACTGGGGCCTGTTCGAGGCCGAAGACGAAGAAACCGCCAAAGCACTGATCGCCCACGCAGAGCAATGGCTCCGCGGGCAAGGCATGCGCCGTGTGCTCGCGCCTCTATCTATGTCCGTCTGGGAGGAACCCGGCCTGCAGGTTATGGGTCACGATGATCCGCCGACTGTCCTGATGGGACAGGACCCGGCGCATTATCAGGGCTGGGTCGAAGGCGCAGGCTATACCAAAGCGAAAAGCCTGATGACCTATGATCTCGACATAACGACGGATTTCCCGCCTCTGATCCAGCGGATCATCAAGTCGGGTGAGCGCAATGAGCGGATTAACGTACGGAAGGTCGTCCTCAAGAACTTTGAATCCGAAGCAAGGATCATTCTCGGCATTTTGAACGACGCGTGGTCAGATAATTGGGGCTTCGTACCCTTCAGCGATGCTGAAATCAGCTATGCATCGAAGAAACTCAAGCCTCTGGTGCGCGAGGATTTGATCCGCATAGCCGAATATGACGGCGAGCCGGTTGCCTTCATGATCACACTGCCGGATGTGAATGAGCCAATTAAGGCTATCGGCGGCAAGCTGTTCCCATTCGGCTGGATCAAAATGCTCTGGTGGCTGCGTAAGCCCAAGGTCCGCGCGGTTCGTGTGCCGCTCATGGGCGTTGTGAAGCGGCTGCAATCCTCGCGCATGGCGAGCCAGCTGGCTTTCATGCTGATTGAGTATATCCGCCGCTCCGCCGTCGCTGATTATGGCGCCACGAAGGGGGAGATCGGGTGGATTCTTGAGGATAATCAAGGAATGAATGCCATTGCCGAGGCTTTGCAAACCCAATTGAACCGCGAATATCTGCTTTACGACAAATCCCTGTGA
- a CDS encoding fatty acid desaturase, translating to MSAHESINFDAAPAATSAQPKSAIKDDMEMMRAARDLTKDIAEANPRIFWPDMLASAAIGYSALAGAILVGNTLIAIALGLVASLALYRALLFIHELAHIHRNALPAFRTTWNILVGIPMLTPSLMYEGVHTIHHQRTRYGTIEDPEYLPLALMKPWSLPLFILVSLLAPPALLIRSAILVPLGVVIPPLRRLVWQRFSALAINPDFRRRDPASDLRRRFFWQEVGCTLWSITLLSSVYFIGWRPLLIALAIFSFTAVFNQVRTLVAHLWENDGDAMTVTAQYLDSVNVPPPGWMAEIWAPVGLRYHALHHLMPSMPYHSLPEAHRRLKKHMGAGSTYDGANHPGLAPLVGRLAKSTMIKR from the coding sequence ATGTCAGCTCACGAGTCCATCAATTTTGACGCTGCACCGGCAGCGACCAGCGCTCAGCCAAAGTCGGCCATTAAGGACGATATGGAAATGATGCGCGCTGCCCGCGATCTGACGAAAGATATTGCCGAGGCCAACCCGCGCATTTTCTGGCCTGATATGCTGGCGTCGGCGGCGATTGGTTACAGCGCACTGGCCGGAGCAATTCTGGTCGGCAATACCCTTATTGCTATCGCGCTGGGGCTAGTGGCTTCGCTCGCGCTATACCGCGCATTGTTGTTCATCCACGAGCTGGCGCATATCCACCGCAATGCGCTGCCGGCTTTCCGCACGACTTGGAACATCCTTGTCGGCATTCCGATGCTGACGCCGTCGCTAATGTATGAAGGCGTGCACACGATCCATCATCAGCGCACGCGCTATGGGACGATTGAAGACCCTGAGTATTTGCCGCTCGCGCTGATGAAGCCGTGGTCGTTGCCGCTATTTATTCTCGTTTCGCTGCTCGCGCCGCCCGCCTTGCTGATCCGTTCCGCGATATTAGTACCGCTGGGTGTGGTGATACCGCCGCTGCGCCGCTTGGTGTGGCAGCGCTTCTCGGCACTGGCGATCAACCCCGACTTCCGCCGCCGCGATCCGGCTAGCGACTTGCGCCGCCGCTTCTTCTGGCAGGAGGTGGGCTGCACGCTTTGGTCCATCACGCTGCTGTCGAGCGTCTATTTCATCGGTTGGCGTCCGCTGCTGATCGCACTGGCAATCTTCTCCTTCACTGCCGTCTTCAATCAAGTCCGCACTCTGGTGGCGCATCTTTGGGAGAATGACGGAGATGCGATGACGGTGACGGCGCAATATCTCGACAGTGTGAATGTCCCGCCGCCGGGCTGGATGGCAGAGATATGGGCGCCTGTTGGCCTGCGCTACCATGCCCTGCATCACCTGATGCCAAGCATGCCCTATCATTCGCTGCCAGAGGCGCACCGCCGCCTGAAGAAGCATATGGGCGCTGGTTCGACCTATGACGGGGCGAACCATCCGGGCTTGGCACCGCTAGTGGGCAGGTTGGCCAAAAGCACGATGATCAAGCGCTAG
- a CDS encoding GNAT family N-acetyltransferase — protein sequence MSETDWSIRLAKLEDAEHLPDIELAAGKLFETIPDLAGIAGGQAIPPERHRKLIVKGHCLVAASGERIAGFLASEPFGRELHITELSVHPDFQQQGIGARLMRGCQIDAHNSGFSALTLTTFRNVPWNGPFYRRLGFVEVEELDSHARLRGEIAKEVSHGLPEDQRAAMIRFLS from the coding sequence ATGAGCGAGACCGACTGGTCGATCCGGCTTGCGAAGCTGGAGGATGCCGAACATCTTCCCGACATCGAACTCGCAGCAGGTAAGCTGTTCGAGACCATTCCTGATCTCGCCGGAATTGCAGGCGGGCAGGCGATCCCGCCCGAACGCCACCGCAAGCTGATCGTAAAGGGGCACTGTCTCGTGGCTGCGTCGGGTGAGCGGATTGCGGGCTTCCTCGCCAGCGAACCCTTTGGCCGTGAATTGCATATCACCGAGCTGTCGGTGCACCCTGATTTCCAACAGCAGGGGATTGGCGCCCGGCTAATGCGCGGCTGTCAGATAGACGCGCATAATAGCGGCTTTTCTGCCCTAACGCTCACAACGTTCCGAAACGTGCCGTGGAACGGCCCATTCTATCGGCGTCTGGGATTTGTCGAAGTTGAGGAATTGGACAGCCACGCGCGCTTGCGCGGCGAAATCGCCAAGGAAGTTAGCCACGGATTGCCCGAAGATCAGCGCGCCGCAATGATCCGCTTTTTGAGCTAG
- the lptG gene encoding LPS export ABC transporter permease LptG → MQLDFFPSRALTLYLAKMFVVRILAVLIMLVLILQMLDLLSASGDILAFEGNGEAELWRYVSMRVPQLVARFLPYSVLLATIISLATLNQNSEVIAMKAAGMSAHQVLAPLLMVAALVSAGSFAFNETVVVRGNATLKAWKANDYGPVPIESGVRSNVYVTDGPDILTAATVSGSGRETKLGGVTWYGRDPRGMITQQMRASGATYASPGWQMDSVEVFNVETARTETRPSVVVAAGLTPEQIAIDSVDADVMSFGELSASIDALEAAGRRTGELEAKWWHKISGPLAAFLMPLLGAVAAFGLARSGQLFLRAVIGMALGFAYFVVDNAALAMGSFGGYPPFLAAWSPFLLFALIGETVLIRTEE, encoded by the coding sequence GTGCAGCTTGATTTCTTCCCCAGCCGCGCGCTGACACTCTATCTCGCCAAAATGTTCGTGGTCCGCATTCTCGCGGTCCTGATCATGCTCGTGCTGATCCTGCAAATGCTCGATCTGCTCAGTGCCAGCGGCGATATTCTAGCGTTTGAAGGCAATGGCGAGGCCGAGCTGTGGCGTTATGTATCGATGCGCGTGCCGCAACTGGTAGCGCGTTTCCTGCCCTATTCGGTGCTACTGGCAACGATCATCTCACTCGCCACGCTGAACCAGAACAGCGAAGTGATCGCCATGAAAGCCGCCGGAATGAGCGCGCATCAGGTGCTTGCGCCGCTGCTAATGGTCGCTGCGCTCGTTTCAGCGGGCAGCTTCGCGTTCAACGAGACGGTGGTGGTGCGCGGTAATGCTACACTGAAGGCCTGGAAAGCCAATGACTACGGACCTGTCCCGATTGAATCCGGCGTCCGCAGCAATGTCTATGTCACCGACGGACCCGATATTCTAACTGCCGCCACAGTCTCTGGATCGGGCCGCGAGACAAAACTTGGCGGCGTGACATGGTATGGCCGCGATCCACGCGGCATGATTACGCAGCAAATGCGCGCATCAGGCGCAACCTATGCCTCGCCCGGCTGGCAGATGGACAGCGTCGAGGTTTTCAATGTCGAGACTGCCCGCACAGAAACACGGCCAAGCGTAGTGGTCGCAGCTGGGCTCACGCCTGAACAGATCGCAATCGACAGCGTCGATGCCGACGTCATGTCCTTTGGTGAACTCAGCGCCTCAATCGACGCGCTGGAAGCTGCCGGCCGCCGCACAGGCGAGCTTGAGGCTAAATGGTGGCACAAGATATCGGGTCCGCTGGCGGCCTTCCTAATGCCCCTGCTGGGTGCGGTTGCAGCTTTCGGTCTGGCGCGTTCGGGCCAGTTGTTCTTGCGCGCAGTCATCGGAATGGCGCTTGGCTTTGCCTACTTCGTCGTCGACAATGCTGCGCTGGCGATGGGCAGCTTTGGCGGATATCCTCCCTTCCTCGCCGCGTGGTCGCCTTTTCTGTTGTTCGCGCTGATCGGCGAAACCGTGCTGATCCGCACCGAAGAATGA
- a CDS encoding LptF/LptG family permease, protein MKFIPAIDRYIFKLVLVPMIAVFVIAASLLTLDKMLTLFEFVGTEGGPIGIVFKMLANLMPEYASLAIPLGVMLGILLAFRKLATTSELDVMNAVGLSYARLLRVPYIITLVLAALNLLIVGYLQPLSRYYYEEMEYELRSGALGASIQVGEFTKLQDRIALRVGSSEDGGRQLNEIFARVTDDEGHVLSISASEGRFLANKENRDTIILRLMDGTIVQDMGGHDGVHVGDSQTPRVLSFSRHDLPIDLPAIENFRMRGDDDREYLLPELIDIGWSNDVSEAERNASQASFNYRIVEVVMMLLLPLLAVALAIPPKRSTSALGVFVSIVMVVAYHKVNQYGEDIATLGRVDPVVALWGPFIVFATLILWMYWRVAYVPGGQAIGGLETVYAKITRRLAKIFGRQKRRAEIIEEEELEAAGAA, encoded by the coding sequence TTGAAATTCATCCCCGCCATCGACCGTTACATCTTCAAGCTGGTGTTGGTGCCGATGATCGCGGTGTTCGTGATCGCGGCGTCGCTGCTTACGCTCGACAAGATGCTGACGCTGTTTGAATTTGTCGGGACCGAAGGCGGACCGATCGGCATCGTGTTCAAGATGCTCGCCAACCTGATGCCTGAATATGCCAGCCTCGCGATTCCGCTGGGCGTGATGCTCGGCATCCTGCTGGCCTTCCGCAAACTGGCAACCACTAGCGAACTCGACGTGATGAACGCCGTTGGTCTCAGCTATGCCCGTTTGCTGCGCGTGCCCTATATCATCACGCTCGTGCTGGCAGCGTTGAACTTGCTGATCGTCGGATATTTGCAGCCCCTGTCGCGGTACTATTACGAAGAGATGGAATATGAGCTGCGGTCGGGAGCGCTAGGCGCATCGATTCAGGTCGGCGAGTTCACCAAGCTGCAGGACCGCATCGCTCTGCGCGTTGGGTCGAGCGAAGATGGCGGGCGCCAGCTCAACGAGATTTTCGCCCGTGTTACCGACGATGAAGGCCATGTCCTGTCGATTTCGGCCAGCGAAGGCCGCTTCCTCGCCAATAAGGAAAACCGCGACACAATCATCCTGCGGCTGATGGATGGCACGATTGTGCAGGATATGGGCGGCCATGACGGTGTGCATGTGGGCGACAGCCAGACGCCGCGCGTGCTCAGCTTCAGTCGGCACGACTTGCCGATCGATCTTCCCGCTATCGAGAATTTCCGCATGCGCGGCGATGACGACCGCGAATATCTACTGCCCGAACTGATTGATATCGGTTGGAGCAATGATGTCAGCGAAGCTGAGCGCAACGCCAGCCAAGCTAGCTTCAATTACCGTATCGTCGAAGTTGTGATGATGCTGCTTTTGCCGTTGCTCGCGGTTGCGCTAGCCATTCCGCCCAAGCGATCAACATCGGCGCTGGGTGTGTTTGTCTCCATCGTGATGGTGGTCGCCTATCACAAGGTGAACCAATACGGAGAGGACATCGCCACGCTGGGCCGCGTTGATCCGGTCGTGGCCCTGTGGGGGCCGTTCATTGTCTTCGCAACATTGATCCTCTGGATGTATTGGCGCGTCGCCTATGTGCCAGGCGGACAGGCAATTGGCGGGCTGGAAACGGTCTATGCCAAGATCACCCGCCGCCTCGCGAAGATATTCGGCCGCCAAAAACGCCGCGCGGAGATAATCGAGGAAGAAGAATTGGAGGCTGCTGGTGCAGCTTGA